The DNA segment CCTTGACAAGCTACATGACACCCTGCCACATATTCTGCTTCGCAGCTGGATATAGCAACGATTGACTGCTTCTTAGATGACCACGACACTGGTGCTCCATTCAAGAAGTAGATAAACCCTGAAGTACTCTTGCTTTCAAGCTTATCTCCTTCGTAGTCTGAGTCGTAGAATCATGCAAGCTTTAAGCAGGTGCTCTGGCTTCCATATGGGAATAGATTCCATAGTTTGTTGTACCCTTGATGTACCTTAAAATGCGTTTTGCACAATCCATGTGACTCTTTCCTGGTTGACACATAAATCTACTTATCGGACCAACACTAAACATCAATTTAGGCCTGCTATTGCACAAAAACTCAGGGATCCAACAATCTGCTTGAATCGCGTTTCATCTGCTTTTTCTTCAGCTTCATTCTTTTCCAGTTTTGCGTTTGCTTCCAGAGGACTCCTAGCTGCATTGCATTGATGCATCTGAAATCTTTCCAGCAGCTCCTTTGCGTATTTTGCTGATGCATTATAAGCCCTTTCTCAGAGTGTGTAAACTCCATTCCCAGAAAGTAGCACAACTCACCCAAGTCCGTCATTACGAAGTCAGACTTCATCATTTCCTTGAACTTGTTCATGTCTTCTGGATTTGATCCTGTTACAAGAAGGTCATCTACATATAAACAAATAGTAAGCAGATTACCTTCTAGAGTCTTCTTTACATAAACTCCATGTTCAACCTTGCATCTTTCGAATCCGTGTTGCAGCAGAGATGAATGGATCTTCTTGTTCCATGCTCTGGGTGCCTGACGCAAACCATAAAGTgccactacaaaaaaaaaaacttatttagaggggttttttttttcaatttgcgggggtttttaccctccgctaaATAAATTCTGGGGGTTTTTCAAACCCCCgcagtttgagtcgccacaaATTATCTGCGGGGGGTTTTTTCGCCCCCTGGTATCATAttcaatttgcgggggtttttctgcggagggtaaaaacctcctctatatattcaatttgcgggggtttttctgcggagggtaaaaacctcctctatatattcaatttgcggGGGGTTTTcggcggagggtaaaaacctcctctattactGACTATTATTNNNNNNNNNNNNNNNNNNNNNNNNNNNNNNNNNNNNNNNNNNNNNNNNNNNNNNNNNNNNNNNNNNNNNNNNNNNNNNNNNNNNNNNNNNNNNNNNNNNNNNNNNNNNNNNNNNNNNNNNNNNNNNNNNNNNNNNNNNNNNNNNNNNNNNNNNNNNNNNNNNNNNNNNNNNNNNNNNNNNNNNNNNNNNNNNNNNNNNNNNNNNNNNNNNNNNNNNNNNNNNNNNNNNNNNNNNNNNNNNNNNNNNNNNNNNNNNNNNNNNNNNNNNNNNNNNNNNNNNNNNNNNNNNNNNNNNNNNNNNNNNNNNNaaaaaaaattaataaaataaactcaattacaTGTACTCacattttgtaaataatatataaaaaaaataatcaaatagaaTTCAGTTTTAAAAGTCATTATTCAAATTTTCCTTGGCNACTGCANTTACTACTTTACACCATATATAAAATGCAATGGACCAATACTTCTCACACTATGCATATAAATCTTATTGCAACAATCAATAAAGCTAACTATGACACAGACAGATACCAAAAGCCAAAGCACTAACTAAATTCCATTTTCGTTGGACATTATTGCATAGCATGGGAAGAACTGTGGTCAATAACCTGCAACTGACTGCGAAGATTTTGACTGTGGGATAACTACATTTCATCTGAATCATGTAACCAAACACACATCGATCCAAGCATACCATAAAACAAATAGGCACTGCATACTAATGAATACAAACATGATATATAACAAATAAGCACTAAACTATAATTGTACAATTCAATAATTGTTAAACACTGTCAATTCAATAACAAATTGTGTGGAAAATGATTCAATACCACGTAACAATCATTTAAGCAAGTCAACAGTAGTGATACATCAGTGTGGATGTTTCAGTATCATTCTTCTTTGTAATTCTCATTTAGTTGGAACAttgtcatttgatttttttttttgtttctaagaACCATTTTTAGTTCTCTATTAACATGTGAATAATTCTCCCCCGCACATAAATGTAAATTCTAAGTTTTCTTTGTCTGCTGTTTTAGTTTGCTTTTACTGGTATGCTGTTACTTTTGCATTTCTTCTCTGTTTTAGTTAGCTAGGATTAGATACTAGGTCTATTCTTAGTTTTGATTTCATATCTGGTTATCTTTTAGTTGGATTCACTGTTTAgtaattgttttcttattttcgtAGATGTTCAAGCTTATTTTGCTGTTTTTGGGAATAGTAGTTTCTTTCtgatgttattttaaattataattaactctTCATTTGTTGTGTTtagttttctttatattttagatagtcataagtatttttaaatctattttctGTCTTACCGAAGtagtttaaatagtttttaaacttTGTAATTGGTAGGTTTAGATTTTAGTAATTTCTATTAAATGgtttaattaagatattttttgtaGTAGTTTTTGATCTGGGTGATTACTTTTTGCTATAAGTAGGAGttagtttagtttattttagttttgaattttattttacaaattagtgTTACTAACCAAGCTTTTTCTCTGGCAATACTAACAGTTTCAGTTGTTCTAATTTTCTATGACTAACATTTTTTTGCTTCCTTAGTCAGTTATTTAACTTTACTAACTCTGTTTTGCTGAGTTATTTCAGTTCACTAACTCTGTTTTGGAAGGTGAATATGTTAATGACttaactctttacaaaagtaaattgtttaataataagtgttttttttagttggggttAGTGtagagatgatagagaaaatgtttgagtgagagagatgaagaagaaagggttgagaggaatgaagaaggtgagtaagggtttggggtttctttttttaattttgagaatgaaaattattaaaataaagcaagtgtttctgattttttttcaattggggctagagtagggatgagagaaaaggttggaatgaaagagatgaaagagaaaggattgagaggaatgagagaggtgggtaagggtttgggggtatctttttttatttttttaattttgagaatgaaaattattaaaattcccttaaccttaaaacttagaattcatgatgtataaggatatttttgtctactgaaactcggtacacattgctaaaatgtaccaactgaaaaaNNNNNNNNNNNNNNNNNNNNNNNNNNNNNNNNNNNNNNNNNNNNtatatatatatatatatatatatatatatatatatatatatatatatatatatatatatatatatatatatatatatatatatatatattagcaacaataaaaacagaaaaagtgaaaaaccatAACTCCTAAACTAAAACAcgtataatatttgaattacaaCAACTATCAATAATACCTTAAAGTATAGATAGTTGAAAGTATTGGAAGTGTCAAAAAGACTCAAACCATGATAGGGGGACATTAGAAAAATATGTGAAGTTGAGTGAGAGGGGATAAAAAGATTATTAGCTTGTTAAGTAATATAGGATGAAAGAGaggtttagaaaaaaaaaaagttttggattGATAAGTCAATCgaagaaatatttctaaaagaGACATTTTTAGAAGAACGTATACACTAAGATATTTCACATATTGGAATGAAGACTCGTGGCTTTTGATGTGTGCCTTGGAGAAGATAGTGGTTTGAGTGAGAGAGGCTATGTTAATCAAACTGGTGAAAGAGATAGATGGGAGTATTTTATATAAAGACAAGGAAGATGGATATGTATATGGAAAAGGGTGAAGAAACACAAGTTTATAATGTGAATCAacatatagaaaattaaaattatgaaggCTTTAGGTATGATGTCTTTTTTGGAAAACTAAAGCTTTACCCTTATCTCAACATTTTGCATGgcgaataataataaataaagtggtcatttttaataataataggaaAATTGAGGTGGCAAGTACAAGGCCTGTCATGTGGTTTTCATGATGAATTGATAAGCCATCTAATTTTCAATTGTAATATGGACACAAACATGACACATGTGTGACTTTTGGGTAGCAacactatatataaaaataggGCAAACATACATGTTTGGTCCCAATTGTTGGTTTAAATTTTCAACTGAGTGTGGTGAATTAGTTATAATACAAACAAGATCGTATTCTTAGagatttatttcaataatatagtGATTTATACCCTATTCAAATTTGAAGTATGTATAATTCACAATATAtctaattttacttttgttataCAATATATAACTAGTTAGAGACTTCTGCATATCCATTCTTTTTAACttgtattaagaaaattaatatagttattattatatttaaataagtaaaatatttatataattatattcaagtgttaattatgtatttatattaatataatatttagataaaaagtttgataatataattagaaagtgggtttagatataactcaactccacaaaaccagCTTCTAAGGTGAGGTTTacctttatctctagtcgatgtgagactttcaacaaatataaaaaattttaatacatcatttagtCCCTAATTTGGGACAATGTGTTCAAAGTGGTTTTATCTTTTTCGACAGTTCACTATTGtcccatattttgtaaaaacggTTCAAGTTTGTCCTTTGGGCTTACGACGTTAAAAACATAACGGTGTAATTGTCTTCGTGGCCAAAAGTGAATGAGGTGTCTAGTTTTGTAATATGTGGCACGTTGAGGTCAATAgagatgtaaattttaaaaataaaaattaataatgaggAAAAGATTTAACATAGGGTTAAATGAAATGTGGTTGTACCTTTTTGCTACTGTTGTTGTGTGCCATGACTAATTGTGGGgtggagaaagtgaagaagtTCCCTTCTCCTTCACCATGCCCATCATCTACCTTTTCTTCACCTTCATCATCACCATAAACCTCTATTCTTTTAACACAAACATTATCACATCTCACATGtacaaatagaaaaacaacaatCCATTACCCCTTTCTTCATCCCGAACCCACACTCAACACACCATTCCAGCACCATCATTTTTCAAGTTCAACGCATACATAATAACACTCTCGAAACCCACACAGTCATCATCCAAAATCTCcattcttttttccttcctccTTTGTCCATTCACGCACACATAAAGAATACAAAAAACAAAGGGGAGTCACCATTCCACCACCACCCAACACATTGAACGCTggaatcacaaaacaattaaaaactgGGAGCAAGGTAAGAAGAAATCCCAAATTGCAAGATAATGAACACCAAAACCTAAAACGCGAAATCAACACAAGAAAAGGAAACCCAATTcgcaaacaaagaaaagaattcCAAAATGTAAAAATCAACCAGGATTCAAAATCTTAATCTGAAGTTCCCAAAATTTGCAAGATCTGAAACACAAGAAAAGGAAACCCCAAAACGCTACAATTTGAAATCCCCTTCTTACAAAACACTCTCAAAAAGGGAGGAGAAACCCTATATTTTGTCTTCAAGTTAGAGATTTTTAGAAAACATAATCTTTTGATTAGGTTGATGAGACTCGTTAAAACAAGAGATATTGAAATGGAATCTGTTTAGACTCTACATAACAGTGTGCTTGAGTTCAATTGCCATGTCCATTTGAATAGTTGTCACATAAATGTTCAGatcatttattattagttaaagTGGACATTGTTAAGTTTTTAAGACTGTAAACAAAAAAGACCTACTTTAAACAAATTGTTCCAAACTATAGATCAAAAGATgtattaaacttataaaaaaaattattttggatatttttcttttttatattaagttaattaaaaataaattatattatgcGGAGGAGGAAAATTAAAAGTGGCTGCCTTGCAATCAATCGCAATTTTCTGCTTCCTTGCGAATTACGTTGATGACGGAGTTGATGAGTTCATTCCTTCGGTGTAGTGGCCTTTGGCTCAGTCTTTGGTTTCATTATAGTAGATGTTCATGTGTTCGAGTTGGAGTTCGAAGTCGCTAAACAAAgaggataaaaagaaaagggagatCTACCccaaatataaatagaaaaaagatgaaaagaaaagagagatatGAGGTTTGCAAAGTTCGATAATGACCAAAAAGCtgggaaagggaggagaaaaACTGAATTCACCAATCGGAAAGCAAAATGGTGTTTTGGTTTGGGTTATTGGTTTGAATGGTATTTTGGTTTTTGCCTTTTAAGAAGGAAAAATGGGAGGATGTGGTCGAAATGATGAAAAAACCCACAACTATATGGGAAATGGGTATTTTGGGAGAGTAGAATTGCAAATTTGAGTTCCATCACAGAATCAATCATGTTCACATTagtaaaaaagacaaaaaaattcttatttcatCCTTACATTTAAGTAACATCGAaggatataataattaattgatcaagtaaaaggtaaaagaaataaaaaccaaCAGTTATCactaatgaaaaaaaacaaaaaaaagaaaaaacaggaCAGCTGTTTAAGTTTTACATATGAGTACATTAGTAGTTTACCTTCTTTAAATAGTTAATAGATTTTCATCGTGTCTTTTCGACACCAGGAACTGTCcgtcaaatatttataaaagaaaagaaacaaagtttACAGAAAGCAGAGGTCGTTCCCTCATTAATTTCAACGATACGTGTCTTTGGAGGTTAAGCAGCTTATAGTCTGTCGTTTGTTAAGTATTTTGGAGGTTGTTCTTGTCGAGAGCTCTTCTCTGTTTCAGATATAAACATGCATACACTTAACTTCCAACTATAGACATTTTTTACATTGGAAATGGAAGTTGATGCAGCGATGATGTCTGTTGGAATTTTGGTTGCATTTGTTATCCTATTCTTAACGAAAGCACTGAGTTGGGTGTGGTTGGAACCGAAAAGGGCAGAGAGATTTCTCAGAAGACAAGGCATAAAGGGAAACTCATACAAGCTTGTCTTTGGAGACACAAAAGAATTAACCATGATGCTGCATCAAGCACATTCTAAACCCATACACATCGATGATGATATTGCAACTCGCCTAGTTccatttcaaaatcaattggtCAAAGTTTCTGGTATGCCTTCTAATAATACCTTTAAGggttaaataagttaattagaaaataacttGATGATTTTTGCAGGTAAGAATTCGTTTTTCTGGTATGGTCCTAAGATTACAGTGAATATTATGGATCCTGAAGCAATAAAAGAGGTTCTGAACATGATAAATGACTTTCCTAAACCAAACCTTAATCCACTAGGCAAGTTCCTGATAACAGGACTTGTAGATCTTGAGGGAGACAAATGGTCAAAGCACAGAAAGATCATCAACCCTGCATTTAATCTCGTCAAGCtcaaggtttttcttttctttttcatcctcTGTTCTCTAATTTTCTTGCtacaaatttcttattattgttataatccTAAATATGAGTCTAAATTCTATattagatagaaatgagaaagtagaacacCATATAAAATTGAAGATCCGTTAACTCATAGCCTTAAGGTTTTTGATCGAGAATGATGTTGATCGCTTATGTTTTGGACTCAGATCTCATTAATGTTGTATCTCCCTAATGAACCTCTTTCTTCATAAACCTAAGAAGTGGTAACAGAGTCAAGTTTGGCTCAGTTGAATACAATGGTTCATGTATCGAAAGTCTTCATAGCAAAGAGTCAAGTAAGCGTGTACCCTTAAAAAGGAGTACTCAAATAAGGAGGAGTGTAAATCCCAATGTGAAAGGGAGTTACCTTCGGAGGGAAGATCGTTATAATTTCACATGTGAGTCTAAATcctacattaaataaaaatgagaaaatataaGGTTGAAGATCCATTAACGCATAATCTTAAGGTTTGAGTAGAGAATGATGTCAATGTCTTATGCTTTGGACTCAGATCTCATTGATGTTGTATTTCTTCAGTGAAGCTCTTTCTTCATGAACCCAACAATTGTTTTAACATTATCTGTGAAATCTATGATATTAATTTTCATGGAGTAATGTTCCATTGAATATTTTTCACTCCATACCTTCATCTTTTTAACGTCTGAAATGTTTTGCAGCTTGTGTTGCCTGCCATGTATGATAGTTGCAACCAGATGATGAAGGAATGGAAGATGTTAGTGTGCGAAACAGGATCATGTGTGGTAGATGTCTGGCCATTCTTAAACAACTTGACAGCTGATGTGATTTCTCGTACAGCTTTCGGAAGCAACtatgaagaaggaaaaatagTATTTCAACTCTTAAAAGAACAAGCTAAACTTACATCCAAGGTCTTTCGATCTATTTACATACCAGGGTGGaggtatattattaaattacacTTTTTTATTGTCAACTTTTTATTCAACAAAGAAATACACACACATGATTGTACTTCAATATTTTAACCTTATAGATAATAATTAAGGTACAACATATATATCCTTCACATCACCCATATTTGTTCTTTGAGATATATTTCCATtggataataatactttaataatatttcttttacaatattttaatattatctacgtgtcattctgtgattggtccatgttAGTGTTAAATTGATACGCAAATGATATTAAAGTtttatcaaagtatcattattcatttcaattaatcaattattatgtTAGTAATATAGTTGGGAGGAATATACGAAGATCACAAGGTTTTGTTCTAATTTCTTGTAATTTATAGAAATCAGCTAggataaataacataaaaaggaGGTGAATAAGAAAGATAAATTATAAGAAGATTCAAGTTAATTAACATCACCATATTCCTTTTCCAATTATTAGGTTTCTACCAActacattaaacaagaggatgaagaagatTGACAATGAAATTGGAAATGTACTTCGTGGAATTATCCAAAAGCAAGAGGGTATTATGAAAACATGCGAAGCTTCGAATGATAACCTATTAGGGCTACTATTGGAATCCAATCAAAAAGAGATTGAAGATCAAGAAGGACTTAAGAAAGATGTTGGAATGAACACCAATGATGTAATTAAGGAGTGTAAGTTATTTTACTTTGCCGGACAAGAAACAACATCGGTGCTACTAAATTGGACAATGGTGTTATTAAGTAGGTTTCCCAAATGGCAAACACTAGCAAGGGAAGAGGTCATTGAAATTTTTGGCACAAAAGAACCAGACTATGATGGATTAAGTCGTCTTAAAGTTGTAAGTatcacttttcaaaataaatctcTTAGCTTTTGAAAGAATGTTATTAATGTTAGTTAATTATGGTTACTTGTGGCATTGTCTTAGGTGACAATGATTTTGTACGAGGTTTTAAGATTATATCCACCAGTTACTGCTATTACAAGAATCCTAAGGAAGAAAGCTAAAGTTGGAAACATGAGTTTACCAGCAGGAGCACTAGCTACTATTCCTGTTGTGTTGGTACATCATGATTTTGAATTATGGGGAAGTGATGCAAAAGAGTTCAAACCAGAAAGATTCTCAGAAGGAATCTCAAAAGCAACAAATGGTAAAGTTTCATTTATCCCATTTGGATGGGGTCCTCGAATATGCATTGGCCAAAACTTTGCTTTGCTTGAAGCCAAAATGGCTTTGTCTCTCATTCTGCAAAACTTCAAGTTTGAGCTATCTTCCTCCTATGTTCATGCTCCGATTGTAGTCATAACTGCTCAACCTCAATTCGGCACACAccttatattacaaaaattatagtTTGTTAGCCTAAGAAAAGGTTTTTAATGCTTTTCTATATATCTTATGTTGCCTGGCTTCTTCCTAGCTAGAATTTTCTCTAGGACAAGTGACTTGCacaaaataatatcttattgtAAAATTCTGTGAAATGTTTCTTCATATAtttctctttattatattttttattacaaattatatagGATGGTTTTTCCCTAGTTATATTAaatgtcaaatatttaaaattaattttttgagtAAAACTTTGTTCATGTACAATATAAATACGAATTTAAAAGCATCAATAATATAAGCTTGTTTTACTTGTTATAGTTATACAGATAAGACTTTTACAAAGAGGAAATGAAATGAGGTTCTTTGATCAATTTAGAAAACTTTCCTCTATAATATAGTctcataaagaaaataaaaggttattatttaatatttaaaccattataatttttttcatgatatttaataataaagatagaaaaatatattttaaacattaaatacttattaatattaacatatgTGCATGTAAAGATATCTCTATTTTATCATGGAATTCACATacaaaataagattgaatttttttttcagaaataaaaaatataataagattaAATACGTTTTTTCACTTAAGtagaagataaaattgaaactgatatttattcaaaactttaattttgtttggtcTTTATTTTAGAAAGCAAGAGATAGAAAACGGGTAGTAGTCaaggtataattttttattttaagagaaaaaaaaaaattagaaatagtaTTGCCTCATGGTCCATGAAATGATGGCTTCAATGTTTAGTTTCCCCAACAAAACAATACCATTTATTACAACCTGCCCACGttgtaataatcataaaaaaagcACGACCTTAGCACTTCCAAAGAAGGATTCttgtaaaaaattaatgcatcagatgtcaagaaaaataatatgaaataacaGCTAATTTCAAGAACTaagctataaataaattaagatccACTTTTAGACCATGGTATCAGACtatgacaaattaaattaaCGCGAGTTGTATTCAGAGAAAATCCAAAAACGTTTACAGTGATATTATACTACGGGCTTCCTCAGTAGAGAAAAGATAAAAGCTAATCTAAAGTTCTTCCTTACTGTGTTAAACAACCTACAAGCAGTACTCAATACACAGCAAAACTGCAGGTGGGGAAGGAGAATTGCATCACCAACAGTAAATGCTAAGCAGAAATTAGAAACCAAAGAAGCCAAGCTCACTAGCTTTCTCCTTCTCAAATGTCTCGAAGTACTGATATATGATTGTCACTGCAAGCAATATTCCAGTCCCTGAACCAATTGCCCCCATGAAATCTGCCAACACAGTCAGGGCACCAATACATATGCCTCCAAATGCTGCAGCAGTGGGAATGTATCGGTTCAGTTCTTTCTGAAGGTTTGACTCCCGATGTCCAGGCATTACCATTTGTTGCTCCTGTAGATTCAAAACCATGATACTATGAGACAACAGAAATTTTAACAAGCATTAAAATAAAGTGCTTGAAGACCAGACTTACCAGCTTAAAAACACGTTACTAATAAAGTTCCAATGAAGCtagaaaaattgaatattttaggTAGTGTTTGGCCTAAGTACTTTGGGCTTCCCTTCTTGAATTAGAGGATTCTCTAACTAGCTTTTATAGAAGCTCAACTTTTTTGCCCATGGTTATTAAAAAGGAATACTACATGAACATTTCTCCATTTAGAAAGAGAAGCCCAAAGAAAAGTTGGGGCTAAATACTACATTAGACAATGTGTTGGCTGATCTGATCCTATGATTCATATCTATTTTGCTTCAAGTATTTTAAGAGTGTATTTCCAGTACTAATTCAATAGGgaacaaaaattcaaacatgcagatacaaaacaaaataatgatgaGAAAACAGGCTCATTATTATATTGAAGAACTGAAGATACAAATACAAGACAAAATGCGTGCTAATCAGTACGTACCTTCAGCTGCTTTGCAACATCTCTAGCAGATGAACCAGAGACTTCAATCCAAGTTTTAGAGAACAAGGCACATGCTGACAACATAAACACAAGGTAGAACAGTGCATGGAAAGGATTTGCTGCCATGTCAGCTAAGCTGCAAAAAACGTACCAAAATGGAAATTGagcaaacaaataataacaatGGTAAAATCTAGTTGattgaattgaaattttagATCATGTCCGCATAACAAAGTAgcagaaattttatattataataaaccataaaccataaggTATGTAGCACTTTTCTTACCTGGAAGGTGCAGTGATGTAGTATGCAATACCCCCAACAGGAACAGATTGACCACCTCCATATTCAGACTCCTTCCATTTGCCCAATAGATCAACAAAGAAGTTTCCACTGTACTTTCTGTGTAGAAGCTGCACAAGTACAATAAAATCTGATTAAAACTGTATCGAAAATTTACTCCAGATAGCAATTTAGCATCCTTAAACTTCTCTACCTGAGAAATGAAGTAGAGATTGGACACAAGGGCAGACTGAAGAATAATGGGCATATTGGAGGTATAAAATAGCTTGATTGGATAAGAACCCTGCTGCCCACGGGCATTCTTTGATCTCACAGGCAAAACCACACGGAAACCTTGGAAGTATATCACAATTAGGAAGATCAAGACAGTAGCAAGCAGATTTGTCACATTGGGAAGGTTTTGCCGGTAAAATGCTTCTCGAAGGGCTCGAACCTTATCCGTTCTAGTTATCAACAAATGGAATAGAGCTATGACAGCACCCTCAAATTCAGCTCCCCGTCCACTATTAATGGTGGTGGGACTAAATGCTTTCCATATGATGTTTTCACTGCAACATAATGAGATAATCGTTATAAATTTTCTGATAAAAGACCACACACTTCTGATAGTTGTTATTATGAGACCCACGATCAATGCTGGACACagattataaactatttaaattattactaataataaaagataataaaacttACCATATGTTCGTGGCAATGAACAGAGAAATTCCAGATCCCAAACCATACCCTTTCTGAAGGAGCTCATCTAAACATATCACAATAATACCGGCAAAACAGAGCTGGAGGATAATGAGGATTGCATTTCCCACTCCAAGTTGGCCCACACTACCATACATCCCAGAAAGAACATATGCAACTGCCTCACCAACAGCTATCAAGATGCCAAGTAGCTTCTGTGCACCATTTCTGgaacatgaaaagaaataatgtcAATAGGAAACATATATGACAGGGCGAAACCTCAAAATATGCAAAAGCTCATAAAAACTGACAGCCATAAGACATAACCCAGTGCACAAGATAATAAACTATATGTCATTAAATGAATGGTTGCATGAAAAATTGACACCAACTAGATCATAGGTATTGTAAGAGAAAAAATGTAAACTAGATGTGCCAAGAAAGTAAATAAGTTACACAAAAAGATACTAACAAGAGAGCACGATCCTCCCGCACATTGTTGTCGACTTCTATTATCTTGGACCCAGCCAAGAGTTGCATTACTAGCCCAGAAGTTACAATGGGAGTTATTCCTAGCTCCATAACAGTTCCACGGTTTGAAGCAAGGATAACACGCATCCAATAGAATGGATCTGCTCCAGTTGTAGAGTGAATTCCATACAGAGGGAGCTGACTGCAAACAAGGAAGATGAACAGAGCAATCACAGTATATATGACCTTCTCTCTAAATGGCACTTTCCTGTCAGCAGTTTGAACTTCCGGAAGAAATGAGAGAAACGGTCTAACTAGGTGAAGCACTCTAAATCCACCTCCCATCTTGTCAGACTACACAAGTCTAACCTGCACAACAAAGTCATAGAACATAA comes from the Vigna radiata var. radiata cultivar VC1973A chromosome 2, Vradiata_ver6, whole genome shotgun sequence genome and includes:
- the LOC106752966 gene encoding cytochrome P450 72A15-like — protein: MEVDAAMMSVGILVAFVILFLTKALSWVWLEPKRAERFLRRQGIKGNSYKLVFGDTKELTMMLHQAHSKPIHIDDDIATRLVPFQNQLVKVSGKNSFFWYGPKITVNIMDPEAIKEVLNMINDFPKPNLNPLGKFLITGLVDLEGDKWSKHRKIINPAFNLVKLKLVLPAMYDSCNQMMKEWKMLVCETGSCVVDVWPFLNNLTADVISRTAFGSNYEEGKIVFQLLKEQAKLTSKVFRSIYIPGWRFLPTTLNKRMKKIDNEIGNVLRGIIQKQEGIMKTCEASNDNLLGLLLESNQKEIEDQEGLKKDVGMNTNDVIKECKLFYFAGQETTSVLLNWTMVLLSRFPKWQTLAREEVIEIFGTKEPDYDGLSRLKVVTMILYEVLRLYPPVTAITRILRKKAKVGNMSLPAGALATIPVVLVHHDFELWGSDAKEFKPERFSEGISKATNGKVSFIPFGWGPRICIGQNFALLEAKMALSLILQNFKFELSSSYVHAPIVVITAQPQFGTHLILQKL
- the LOC106756512 gene encoding protein transport protein Sec61 subunit alpha-like, with product MGGGFRVLHLVRPFLSFLPEVQTADRKVPFREKVIYTVIALFIFLVCSQLPLYGIHSTTGADPFYWMRVILASNRGTVMELGITPIVTSGLVMQLLAGSKIIEVDNNVREDRALLNGAQKLLGILIAVGEAVAYVLSGMYGSVGQLGVGNAILIILQLCFAGIIVICLDELLQKGYGLGSGISLFIATNICENIIWKAFSPTTINSGRGAEFEGAVIALFHLLITRTDKVRALREAFYRQNLPNVTNLLATVLIFLIVIYFQGFRVVLPVRSKNARGQQGSYPIKLFYTSNMPIILQSALVSNLYFISQLLHRKYSGNFFVDLLGKWKESEYGGGQSVPVGGIAYYITAPSSLADMAANPFHALFYLVFMLSACALFSKTWIEVSGSSARDVAKQLKEQQMVMPGHRESNLQKELNRYIPTAAAFGGICIGALTVLADFMGAIGSGTGILLAVTIIYQYFETFEKEKASELGFFGF